Proteins encoded together in one Telopea speciosissima isolate NSW1024214 ecotype Mountain lineage chromosome 6, Tspe_v1, whole genome shotgun sequence window:
- the LOC122665141 gene encoding uncharacterized protein LOC122665141 isoform X1, with product MFSPREIPVDRLDHEDSSADTGKENASVVDSSMTESKHDLENFNDPGSSNYKENEECYPCRTKEQIHSPSGLENSTTMKDGRPYTTRYFIIKSLNHHNIELSIEKGIWATQVMNEPILEEAYHSSDRVILIFSVNMSGFFQGYAQMMSSVGWRRDCVWSNASGGSNPWGRTFKVKWLRLNNLAFQKTLHLKNPLNDYKPVKISRDCQELSQDIGEALCELIDEKIDIDGNLKRNNFARDEFFLKRPCLESPVPLQDDFFHIAPLHMAWTRAPLSYPSVLYQHIPEGEASNFHLTHGRSPRGFLPNNPPTNFEASKRSLKKSSSDHGNHSNIPGNLDMSFQLNSGVLSSKRSHLVDSLSEDDFLEMTYEEYLQTLGRSNKSSHGLVVGSSRTMLEPSSKEAEDDRYSHSLSDSRHSQKKTHQPSYK from the exons atgtttTCACCAAGAGAAATTCCTGTGGATAGGCTGGATCATGAG GATTCATCAGCTGATACTGGGAAGGAGAATGCGTCTGTTGTtgattcatcaatgactgaaTCCAAACATGACTTGGAGAATTTCAATGATCCAG GAAGTTCAAACTACAAGGAGAATGAGGAGTGCTATCCCTGTCGGACAAAAGAGCAAATTCATTCTCCCAGCGGACTAGAAAATTCTACTACAATGAAAGATGGAAGACCTTATACAACTAGATACTTCATCATTAAAAGTTTGAACCATCACAATATCGAACTATCAATTGAGAAAGGAATTTGGGCTACTCAGGTCATGAATGAACCAATCTTGGAAGAAGCCTATCAT AGCTCTGACAGAGTTATTCTAATATTTAGTGTCAACATGAGCGGTTTCTTCCAAGGGTATGCCCAGATGATGTCTTCTGTTGGCTGGAGGCGAGATTGTGTCTGGAGTAATGCCAGTGGTGGAAGTAATCCATGGGGGCGCACTTTTAAAGTTAAATGGTTGCGATTAAATAACTTGGCTTTTCAAAAGACTCTTCATCTCAAGAATCCACTAAACGACTACAAGCCTGTCAAAATTAGCAGAGACTGCCAG GAATTGTCTCAAGATATTGGTGAAGCTCTTTGTGAACTCATTGACGAAAAGATTGATATAGATGGGAATCTGAAAAG GAACAATTTTGCTAGGGATGAATTCTTTCTAAAAAGACCTTGTTTGGAATCTCCAGTTCCCCTTCAAGATGATTTTTTTCATATTGCACCATTGCATATGGCATGGACCAGGGCACCTTTGTCTTATCCTTCCGTGCTCTACCAACACATCCCAGAAGGTGAAGCAAGTAATTTCCATCTAACACATGGAAGATCTCCTAGGGGATTTCTTCCCAATAATCCCCCTACCAATTTTGAGGCATCAAAAAGGTCACTGAAGAAATCTTCATCTGATCATGGGAATCACAGTAACATACCGGGGAATCTGGATATGTCTTTTCAGCTGAATAGTGGGGTTCTGTCTTCAAAAAGAAGCCATCTTGTTGATTCCCTATCTGAGGATGATTTTCTTGAAATG ACATATGAAGAATACCTGCAGACCCTTGGCAGAAGTAACAAGTCATCACATGGGCTG GTAGTTGGATCATCAAGAACCATGCTGGAACCATCAAGTAAAGAGGCTGAAGATGATCG AtactcacactctctctctgaCAGTCGGCACTCGCAAAAGAAGACGCATCAGCCATCTTACAAGTAA
- the LOC122665141 gene encoding uncharacterized protein LOC122665141 isoform X2 codes for MFSPREIPVDRLDHEDSSADTGKENASVVDSSMTESKHDLENFNDPGSNYKENEECYPCRTKEQIHSPSGLENSTTMKDGRPYTTRYFIIKSLNHHNIELSIEKGIWATQVMNEPILEEAYHSSDRVILIFSVNMSGFFQGYAQMMSSVGWRRDCVWSNASGGSNPWGRTFKVKWLRLNNLAFQKTLHLKNPLNDYKPVKISRDCQELSQDIGEALCELIDEKIDIDGNLKRNNFARDEFFLKRPCLESPVPLQDDFFHIAPLHMAWTRAPLSYPSVLYQHIPEGEASNFHLTHGRSPRGFLPNNPPTNFEASKRSLKKSSSDHGNHSNIPGNLDMSFQLNSGVLSSKRSHLVDSLSEDDFLEMTYEEYLQTLGRSNKSSHGLVVGSSRTMLEPSSKEAEDDRYSHSLSDSRHSQKKTHQPSYK; via the exons atgtttTCACCAAGAGAAATTCCTGTGGATAGGCTGGATCATGAG GATTCATCAGCTGATACTGGGAAGGAGAATGCGTCTGTTGTtgattcatcaatgactgaaTCCAAACATGACTTGGAGAATTTCAATGATCCAG GTTCAAACTACAAGGAGAATGAGGAGTGCTATCCCTGTCGGACAAAAGAGCAAATTCATTCTCCCAGCGGACTAGAAAATTCTACTACAATGAAAGATGGAAGACCTTATACAACTAGATACTTCATCATTAAAAGTTTGAACCATCACAATATCGAACTATCAATTGAGAAAGGAATTTGGGCTACTCAGGTCATGAATGAACCAATCTTGGAAGAAGCCTATCAT AGCTCTGACAGAGTTATTCTAATATTTAGTGTCAACATGAGCGGTTTCTTCCAAGGGTATGCCCAGATGATGTCTTCTGTTGGCTGGAGGCGAGATTGTGTCTGGAGTAATGCCAGTGGTGGAAGTAATCCATGGGGGCGCACTTTTAAAGTTAAATGGTTGCGATTAAATAACTTGGCTTTTCAAAAGACTCTTCATCTCAAGAATCCACTAAACGACTACAAGCCTGTCAAAATTAGCAGAGACTGCCAG GAATTGTCTCAAGATATTGGTGAAGCTCTTTGTGAACTCATTGACGAAAAGATTGATATAGATGGGAATCTGAAAAG GAACAATTTTGCTAGGGATGAATTCTTTCTAAAAAGACCTTGTTTGGAATCTCCAGTTCCCCTTCAAGATGATTTTTTTCATATTGCACCATTGCATATGGCATGGACCAGGGCACCTTTGTCTTATCCTTCCGTGCTCTACCAACACATCCCAGAAGGTGAAGCAAGTAATTTCCATCTAACACATGGAAGATCTCCTAGGGGATTTCTTCCCAATAATCCCCCTACCAATTTTGAGGCATCAAAAAGGTCACTGAAGAAATCTTCATCTGATCATGGGAATCACAGTAACATACCGGGGAATCTGGATATGTCTTTTCAGCTGAATAGTGGGGTTCTGTCTTCAAAAAGAAGCCATCTTGTTGATTCCCTATCTGAGGATGATTTTCTTGAAATG ACATATGAAGAATACCTGCAGACCCTTGGCAGAAGTAACAAGTCATCACATGGGCTG GTAGTTGGATCATCAAGAACCATGCTGGAACCATCAAGTAAAGAGGCTGAAGATGATCG AtactcacactctctctctgaCAGTCGGCACTCGCAAAAGAAGACGCATCAGCCATCTTACAAGTAA
- the LOC122665141 gene encoding uncharacterized protein LOC122665141 isoform X4, which produces MTESKHDLENFNDPGSNYKENEECYPCRTKEQIHSPSGLENSTTMKDGRPYTTRYFIIKSLNHHNIELSIEKGIWATQVMNEPILEEAYHSSDRVILIFSVNMSGFFQGYAQMMSSVGWRRDCVWSNASGGSNPWGRTFKVKWLRLNNLAFQKTLHLKNPLNDYKPVKISRDCQELSQDIGEALCELIDEKIDIDGNLKRNNFARDEFFLKRPCLESPVPLQDDFFHIAPLHMAWTRAPLSYPSVLYQHIPEGEASNFHLTHGRSPRGFLPNNPPTNFEASKRSLKKSSSDHGNHSNIPGNLDMSFQLNSGVLSSKRSHLVDSLSEDDFLEMTYEEYLQTLGRSNKSSHGLVVGSSRTMLEPSSKEAEDDRYSHSLSDSRHSQKKTHQPSYK; this is translated from the exons atgactgaaTCCAAACATGACTTGGAGAATTTCAATGATCCAG GTTCAAACTACAAGGAGAATGAGGAGTGCTATCCCTGTCGGACAAAAGAGCAAATTCATTCTCCCAGCGGACTAGAAAATTCTACTACAATGAAAGATGGAAGACCTTATACAACTAGATACTTCATCATTAAAAGTTTGAACCATCACAATATCGAACTATCAATTGAGAAAGGAATTTGGGCTACTCAGGTCATGAATGAACCAATCTTGGAAGAAGCCTATCAT AGCTCTGACAGAGTTATTCTAATATTTAGTGTCAACATGAGCGGTTTCTTCCAAGGGTATGCCCAGATGATGTCTTCTGTTGGCTGGAGGCGAGATTGTGTCTGGAGTAATGCCAGTGGTGGAAGTAATCCATGGGGGCGCACTTTTAAAGTTAAATGGTTGCGATTAAATAACTTGGCTTTTCAAAAGACTCTTCATCTCAAGAATCCACTAAACGACTACAAGCCTGTCAAAATTAGCAGAGACTGCCAG GAATTGTCTCAAGATATTGGTGAAGCTCTTTGTGAACTCATTGACGAAAAGATTGATATAGATGGGAATCTGAAAAG GAACAATTTTGCTAGGGATGAATTCTTTCTAAAAAGACCTTGTTTGGAATCTCCAGTTCCCCTTCAAGATGATTTTTTTCATATTGCACCATTGCATATGGCATGGACCAGGGCACCTTTGTCTTATCCTTCCGTGCTCTACCAACACATCCCAGAAGGTGAAGCAAGTAATTTCCATCTAACACATGGAAGATCTCCTAGGGGATTTCTTCCCAATAATCCCCCTACCAATTTTGAGGCATCAAAAAGGTCACTGAAGAAATCTTCATCTGATCATGGGAATCACAGTAACATACCGGGGAATCTGGATATGTCTTTTCAGCTGAATAGTGGGGTTCTGTCTTCAAAAAGAAGCCATCTTGTTGATTCCCTATCTGAGGATGATTTTCTTGAAATG ACATATGAAGAATACCTGCAGACCCTTGGCAGAAGTAACAAGTCATCACATGGGCTG GTAGTTGGATCATCAAGAACCATGCTGGAACCATCAAGTAAAGAGGCTGAAGATGATCG AtactcacactctctctctgaCAGTCGGCACTCGCAAAAGAAGACGCATCAGCCATCTTACAAGTAA
- the LOC122665141 gene encoding uncharacterized protein LOC122665141 isoform X3 has protein sequence MTESKHDLENFNDPGSSNYKENEECYPCRTKEQIHSPSGLENSTTMKDGRPYTTRYFIIKSLNHHNIELSIEKGIWATQVMNEPILEEAYHSSDRVILIFSVNMSGFFQGYAQMMSSVGWRRDCVWSNASGGSNPWGRTFKVKWLRLNNLAFQKTLHLKNPLNDYKPVKISRDCQELSQDIGEALCELIDEKIDIDGNLKRNNFARDEFFLKRPCLESPVPLQDDFFHIAPLHMAWTRAPLSYPSVLYQHIPEGEASNFHLTHGRSPRGFLPNNPPTNFEASKRSLKKSSSDHGNHSNIPGNLDMSFQLNSGVLSSKRSHLVDSLSEDDFLEMTYEEYLQTLGRSNKSSHGLVVGSSRTMLEPSSKEAEDDRYSHSLSDSRHSQKKTHQPSYK, from the exons atgactgaaTCCAAACATGACTTGGAGAATTTCAATGATCCAG GAAGTTCAAACTACAAGGAGAATGAGGAGTGCTATCCCTGTCGGACAAAAGAGCAAATTCATTCTCCCAGCGGACTAGAAAATTCTACTACAATGAAAGATGGAAGACCTTATACAACTAGATACTTCATCATTAAAAGTTTGAACCATCACAATATCGAACTATCAATTGAGAAAGGAATTTGGGCTACTCAGGTCATGAATGAACCAATCTTGGAAGAAGCCTATCAT AGCTCTGACAGAGTTATTCTAATATTTAGTGTCAACATGAGCGGTTTCTTCCAAGGGTATGCCCAGATGATGTCTTCTGTTGGCTGGAGGCGAGATTGTGTCTGGAGTAATGCCAGTGGTGGAAGTAATCCATGGGGGCGCACTTTTAAAGTTAAATGGTTGCGATTAAATAACTTGGCTTTTCAAAAGACTCTTCATCTCAAGAATCCACTAAACGACTACAAGCCTGTCAAAATTAGCAGAGACTGCCAG GAATTGTCTCAAGATATTGGTGAAGCTCTTTGTGAACTCATTGACGAAAAGATTGATATAGATGGGAATCTGAAAAG GAACAATTTTGCTAGGGATGAATTCTTTCTAAAAAGACCTTGTTTGGAATCTCCAGTTCCCCTTCAAGATGATTTTTTTCATATTGCACCATTGCATATGGCATGGACCAGGGCACCTTTGTCTTATCCTTCCGTGCTCTACCAACACATCCCAGAAGGTGAAGCAAGTAATTTCCATCTAACACATGGAAGATCTCCTAGGGGATTTCTTCCCAATAATCCCCCTACCAATTTTGAGGCATCAAAAAGGTCACTGAAGAAATCTTCATCTGATCATGGGAATCACAGTAACATACCGGGGAATCTGGATATGTCTTTTCAGCTGAATAGTGGGGTTCTGTCTTCAAAAAGAAGCCATCTTGTTGATTCCCTATCTGAGGATGATTTTCTTGAAATG ACATATGAAGAATACCTGCAGACCCTTGGCAGAAGTAACAAGTCATCACATGGGCTG GTAGTTGGATCATCAAGAACCATGCTGGAACCATCAAGTAAAGAGGCTGAAGATGATCG AtactcacactctctctctgaCAGTCGGCACTCGCAAAAGAAGACGCATCAGCCATCTTACAAGTAA